Proteins encoded within one genomic window of Candidatus Binatia bacterium:
- a CDS encoding antibiotic biosynthesis monooxygenase, translated as MIVVTNRIPVAKGHEKDFEDRFRNRAHLIDRSPGFVRNLVLRPVQRRYDHATGSWREVEEQGYYLVQTYWETEEAFWNWTKSESFRIAHQNRPPAEMFAGPNVLEIHEVVLDTARAESEGES; from the coding sequence ATGATCGTCGTCACGAACCGCATCCCCGTCGCGAAGGGGCACGAGAAAGACTTCGAGGACCGCTTCCGCAACCGCGCTCACCTGATCGATCGCTCTCCCGGGTTCGTCCGCAACCTGGTCTTGCGACCGGTCCAGCGGCGATACGACCACGCCACCGGAAGCTGGCGAGAAGTGGAAGAACAGGGCTACTACCTCGTCCAGACCTACTGGGAAACCGAAGAGGCCTTCTGGAACTGGACGAAGAGCGAATCCTTCCGGATCGCGCACCAGAACCGGCCTCCTGCCGAAATGTTCGCGGGCCCGAACGTCCTCGAAATCCACGAGGTCGTCCTGGATACGGCACGGGCGGAAT
- the fabF gene encoding 3-oxoacyl-[acyl-carrier-protein] synthase 2, whose protein sequence is MDFRGRKVVLTGIGIVAPSGVGHRAFWEALLEGRSLVGPITRFDARDYPSRVAAEVRDRSYEELLDPRLLRTTTLATQFALAAAELALRDARLSRPLLPPESTGVYLGTALGGWLDAEKQFALLQLRGARRVNPFLANSAPHHGTAAQIAAQYGIEGPNLTLTTGCPSSLVATAEAAERIASGELDVCLAGGTEAPVSPLVVGGMTRTNELSVRNEDPEHASCPFDRSHCGLVVAEGACILVLETEERARARGISPYAAVLGGATSCDAQGLWTLDPSGETAARTIHRLFRKTAIQPADLDYVCSHANSSPAFDRKETVVLTKALGEFAARIPVSSIKGVLGHPFGAAGAFQTAAAALALRTGTIPHTHNLEEPDPECQLAHVREHPLRASLGHVLVSSYGYGGLNAYLLLGRADEAG, encoded by the coding sequence ATGGATTTTCGCGGCCGAAAAGTCGTCCTCACGGGGATCGGGATCGTCGCCCCGAGCGGCGTCGGCCACCGGGCCTTCTGGGAGGCTCTTCTCGAGGGCCGCTCGCTCGTCGGCCCGATCACGCGCTTCGACGCCCGAGATTACCCGAGCCGTGTGGCCGCCGAGGTTCGTGACCGCTCCTACGAAGAGCTCCTCGACCCGCGTCTTTTGCGAACGACCACGCTCGCGACACAGTTCGCTCTCGCCGCAGCCGAACTGGCGCTTCGCGACGCGCGCTTGAGCCGTCCCCTTCTTCCACCGGAGTCGACCGGAGTGTATCTCGGCACCGCCCTCGGGGGCTGGCTCGACGCGGAAAAGCAATTCGCGCTCCTCCAGCTCCGCGGCGCCCGCCGGGTGAACCCCTTTCTCGCGAACAGCGCGCCCCACCACGGCACGGCGGCTCAGATCGCGGCGCAGTACGGCATCGAGGGGCCGAATCTCACCCTGACCACGGGCTGCCCGTCTTCGCTCGTGGCGACCGCCGAGGCAGCCGAGCGGATCGCTTCGGGCGAACTCGACGTGTGCCTCGCCGGCGGGACCGAGGCCCCCGTGTCGCCGCTGGTCGTCGGAGGGATGACGCGGACGAACGAACTCTCGGTCCGGAACGAAGATCCCGAGCATGCCTCGTGCCCATTCGACCGGTCGCACTGCGGCCTCGTGGTCGCCGAAGGGGCCTGCATCCTCGTGCTCGAGACGGAAGAAAGAGCACGTGCCCGCGGCATTTCGCCCTACGCCGCCGTCCTCGGGGGTGCCACGTCGTGCGATGCCCAGGGACTCTGGACGCTGGATCCGTCGGGAGAGACGGCTGCCCGCACGATCCACCGCCTTTTCCGGAAGACCGCGATCCAGCCCGCCGATCTCGACTACGTCTGCTCCCACGCCAACTCGTCTCCCGCCTTCGACCGCAAGGAAACCGTCGTGCTCACGAAAGCTCTCGGCGAGTTCGCCGCCAGGATCCCCGTGAGCTCCATCAAGGGCGTCCTCGGGCATCCCTTCGGTGCCGCGGGTGCTTTCCAGACCGCAGCCGCTGCCCTGGCTCTTCGAACGGGTACGATCCCCCACACCCACAACCTCGAAGAGCCCGACCCCGAATGCCAGCTTGCCCACGTGAGGGAGCACCCCCTCCGAGCGAGCCTCGGGCACGTCCTCGTGTCGAGCTACGGGTACGGCGGCCTGAACGCCTACCTGCTCCTCGGGCGGGCCGACGAGGCCGGCTAG